A region from the Halomonas piscis genome encodes:
- a CDS encoding ABC transporter permease, whose product MRLSPRLSPITRRRLAAFKSNRRARVSLWLFAALFVLSLAAELIANDRPIVMQFDGQWYAPLLYDYPETEFGGFLPTRADYLDPFMQEQIRDHGWALWPPVRFSYQTLDMQMARPSPAPPSARHWLGTDDQGRDVLARVIYGFRLSVVFALALTAGSLVLGVVIGGVQGYFGGKVDLIGQRLSEIWAGLPVLFLLIILASFVQPGFWWLLGVMLLFSWLGLVDIVRAEFLRARNLEYVRAAKAMGLPSRLIMRRHVLPNAMVATLTFIPFLFTGAISTLTALDFLGFGLPPGSPSLGELAAQGKNNLHAPWLGITAFLTLGIMLSLLVFIGEGLRDAFDPRHAGGR is encoded by the coding sequence ATGCGCCTGTCACCACGTCTATCCCCCATCACCCGCCGGCGGCTGGCGGCGTTCAAGAGCAACCGCCGGGCGCGGGTGTCGCTGTGGCTGTTCGCGGCGCTGTTTGTGCTGAGCCTCGCAGCCGAGCTGATCGCCAACGACAGGCCCATCGTCATGCAGTTTGACGGCCAGTGGTACGCGCCGCTTCTCTACGACTACCCGGAAACCGAGTTCGGCGGTTTTCTGCCCACCCGGGCGGACTACCTCGACCCCTTCATGCAGGAGCAGATCCGCGACCACGGCTGGGCGCTGTGGCCGCCGGTACGCTTTTCCTACCAGACCCTGGACATGCAGATGGCGCGCCCCTCCCCCGCGCCGCCCAGCGCGCGCCACTGGCTGGGCACCGACGACCAGGGCCGGGACGTGCTGGCACGGGTGATCTACGGCTTTCGCCTGTCGGTGGTGTTTGCCCTGGCGCTGACCGCGGGCTCGCTGGTGCTGGGCGTGGTCATCGGCGGCGTGCAGGGCTACTTTGGCGGCAAGGTGGACCTCATCGGCCAGCGCCTGAGCGAGATCTGGGCCGGGCTGCCGGTGCTGTTTCTGCTGATCATTCTGGCAAGCTTCGTTCAGCCGGGCTTTTGGTGGCTTCTGGGCGTGATGCTGCTGTTTTCCTGGCTGGGGCTTGTCGATATCGTCCGCGCCGAGTTTCTCCGGGCGCGCAACCTGGAGTACGTGCGCGCGGCCAAGGCCATGGGTCTGCCCTCGCGGCTGATCATGCGGCGTCACGTCTTGCCCAACGCCATGGTGGCGACGCTTACGTTCATTCCGTTTTTGTTCACCGGGGCCATCAGCACCCTGACCGCGCTGGACTTTCTCGGCTTCGGCCTGCCGCCGGGCTCGCCCTCGCTTGGGGAGCTGGCCGCCCAGGGCAAGAACAACCTGCACGCGCCCTGGCTTGGCATCACCGCCTTTCTGACCCTGGGGATCATGCTTTCGCTTTTGGTATTCATCGGCGAAGGGCTGCGCGATGCCTTCGACCCGCGCCACGCCGGAGGACGCTGA